The following are encoded together in the Lathyrus oleraceus cultivar Zhongwan6 chromosome 3, CAAS_Psat_ZW6_1.0, whole genome shotgun sequence genome:
- the LOC127128786 gene encoding DExH-box ATP-dependent RNA helicase DExH9, translating to MGSLKRKSPEEETTATTTSQVQYDCLHDVSYPHGYVHASSSTTSDSSQPKEPAKKFPFTLDPFQSQAISCLENSESVMVSAHTSAGKTVVALYAIAMSLRDGQRVIYTSPIKALSNQKYREFKEEFSDVGLMTGDVTIDPNASCLVMTTEIWRSMQYKGSEVTREVAWIIFDEVHYMRDRERGVVWEESIVMSPKNARFVFLSATVPNAKEFADWVAKVHQQPCHIVYTDYRPTPLQHYIFPSGSEGLYLVVDEKGKFREDSFHKALNALVPAADSDRKKENAKWQKGLVLGKAAEESDIFKMVKMIIQRQYDPVILFSFSKRECEFLAMQMAKMDLNGDTEKDNIEKIFWCAMDMLSDDDKKLPQVLNMLPLLKRGIGVHHSGLLPILKEVIEILFQEGLIKCLFATETFSIGLNMPAKTVVFTNVRKFDGDKFRWLTSGEYIQMSGRAGRRGIDDRGVCILMIDEKMEPSTAKSMVKGAADSLNSAFHLSYNMILNQMRCEDGDPENLLRNSFFQFQADRAIPDLEKQIKAFEEERESIVIEEEDSLKDYYNLLEQLRSLNKDVRDIVLSPRHCLPFLQPGRLVSIQCTSRDEELSPIFIEDQLTWGLIINFERIKGVSEDDANIKPEDASYKVDVLTRCVVRKDKLGKKSVEIVPLKEHGEPIVVSIPISQINTITGLRLYIPKDLLPLEARENTLKKIKETLSRFEDKGLPRLDPEEDMKIQSSSYKKASRRIESLERLFEKHEIAKSPLIKQKLKVFQRKQELTAKIKSIKKTLRSSTTLAFKDELKARKRVLRRLGYATSDNVVDLKGKVACEISSADELTLTELMFNGVFKDIKVEEMISLLSCFVWREKINDAAKPREELDMLYSQLQDTARRVAQLQLECKVQIDVDTFVKSFRPDIMEVVYAWAKGSKFYEIMEITKVFEGSLIRSIRRLEEVLQQLIEAAKSIGETELEAKFEEAVSKIKRDIVFAASLYL from the exons ATGGGGTCTCTGAAGAGAAAATCGCCGGAAGAAGAAACAACAGCAACAACGACTTCACAAGTGCAATACGATTGTCTTCACGACGTTTCATATCCACATGGCTACGTTCACGCTTCATCTTCTACTACTTCTGATTCATCTCAACCCAAAGAACCTGCTAAGAAGTTCCCGTTTACACTTGATCCCTTTCAATCTCAAGCTATTAGTTGTCTTGAAAATTCTGAATCCGTTATG GTATCTGCACATACATCTGCTGGGAAAACTGTTGTGGCTTTATATGCAATTGCTATGTCGCTTCGAGATGGTCAACGTGTTATCTACACTTCTCCTATCAAGGCACTTAGTAACCAGAAGTATAGAGAATTTAAAGAAGAGTTTTCTGATGTTGGTTTGATGACTGGTGATGTTACCATTGATCCCAATGCTTCTTGCTTG gTCATGACTACTGAAATCTGGCGAAGTATGCAATACAAAGGGTCTGAGGTCACTAGGGAGGTGGCTTGGATCATTTTTGACGAGGTGCATTACATGCGTGATCGAGAAAGAGGTGTGGTTTGGGAAGAGAGCATTGTTATGTCGCCAAAGAATGCTCGTTTTGTCTTCCTGTCTGCTACTGTCCCTAATGCCAAGGAATTTGCTGATTGGGTGGCAAAG GTGCACCAACAGCCTTGTCATATTGTTTATACAGATTACCGGCCAACTCCCCTTCAACATTATATTTTTCCTTCCGGAAGCGAGGGTCTATACTTAGTTGTggatgaaaagggaaaatttCGCGAAGACAGTTTTCATAAAGCTTTGAATGCTCTTGTTCCCGCTGCTGATAGTGATAGGAAAAAAGAAAATGCCAAGTGGCAAAAAGGTCTGGTGCTAGGCAAGGCAGCTGAAGAAAGCGACATATTCAAGATGGTGAAAATGATCATCCAACGTCAATACGATCCCGTGATACTGTTCAGCTTTAGCAAGAGGGAGTGTGAATTTCTTGCAATGCAG ATGGCAAAAATGGATCTTAATGGGGATACAGAGAAGGACAACATAGAAAAAATATTTTGGTGTGCTATGGATATGCTTTCAGATGATGATAAGAAGCTGCCTCAG GTTTTGAACATGCTGCCCTTGCTAAAACGTGGAATCGGAGTGCATCACTCTGGATTACTCCCAATTCTAAAGGAAGTGATCGAGATCTTATTTCAAGAAGGACTAATCAAG TGTTTGTTTGCCACAGAGACCTTCAGTATTGGTTTGAACATGCCTGCAAAAACTGTAGTTTTTACAAATGTCCGAAAATTTGACGGGGACAAATTTAGGTGGTTAACCAGTGGAGAATACATACAAATGAGTGGTCGTGCTGGTCGACGAGGTATTGATGATCGGGGAGTATGTATCCTCATGATTGATGAGAAGATGGAGCCTTCTACTGCTAAATCGATGGTTAAAGGGGCAGCAGATAGTTTAAACAG TGCTTTCCATTTAAGCTACAACATGATTTTGAACCAAATGCGCTGTGAAGACGGTGATCCTGAAAATTTACTCCGTAATTCATTTTTTCAGTTCCAAGCTGATCGTGCCATTCCCGATCTTGAG AAACAAATAAAAGCGTTTGAAGAAGAGAGGGAATCAATTGTTATTGAAGAAGAAGACAGTTTGAAGGATTATTACAATCTTCTAGAGCAGCTTAGAAGTTTGAATAAGGACGTTCGTGACATTGTGTTATCTCCAAGGCACTGTTTACCTTTTTTACAGCCTGGGAGGCTTGTTTCTATCCAATGTACTTCAAGGGATGAAGAACTTTCTCCCATTTTTATTGAGGATCAGTTGACTTGGGGGTTGATCATTAATTTTGAAAGGATTAAGGGCGTTTCTGAAG ATGATGCGAACATAAAGCCGGAAGATGCATCTTACAAAGTTGATGTTCTTACAAGATGTGTGGTGAGGAAAGATAAACTTGGAAAAAAATCTGTTGAGATTGTTCCTCTGAAAGAACATGGAGAACCTATAGTGGTTTCCATTCCTATCTCTCAG ATCAATACAATTACCGGTCTGCGTCTATACATACCAAAGGATCTTTTGCCATTGGAAGCTCGAGAAAACACACTGAAAAAAATTAAGGAAACTCTTTCTAGATTTGAGGATAAGGGATTGCCACGTCTAGATCCAGAAGAAGACATGAAG ATTCAAAGTAGCTCGTACAAGAAAGCATCACGGAGGATAGAGTCTTTGGAGAGGCTATTTGAAAAGCATGAAATTGCAAAGTCACCGCTTATAAAGCAGAAGTTAAAAGTTTTTCAGAGGAAGCAAGAGCTTACTGCAAAAATAAAGTCAATTAAGAAAACATTAAGATCATCTACTACTTTAGCATTCAAGGATGAACTCAAGGCACGAAAAAGGGTTCTTCGGAGGCTAGG ATATGCTACAAGTGACAATGTCGTGGACTTGAAAGGGAAGGTTGCTTGTGAAATAAGTAGTGCAGATGAATTGACCCTTACAGAACTCATGTTCAACGGTGTCTTCAAGGACATAAAAGTAGAGGAGATGATTTCTCTCCTGTCTTGTTTTGTCTGGCGAGAAAAAATCAATGATGCTGCCAAACCTCGAGAAGAACTTGATATGCTCTATTCACAATTACAAGACACTGCCCGGAGAGTTGCCCAACTTCAGCTTGAATGCAAG GTACAAATTGACGTTGACACTTTTGTAAAGTCATTTAGACCTGATATTATGGAGGTGGTGTATGCTTGGGCGAAAGGTTCAAAGTTCTATGAGATCATGGAGATTACAAAAGTTTTTGAAGGTAGCTTAATTAGATCAATTAGAAGACTCGAGGAAGTTCTTCAGCAGTTAATAGAAGCAGCTAAGTCAATTGGAGAAACTGAACTTGAGGCAAAGTTTGAAGAGGCTGTGTCCAAAATCAAGAGGGACATTGTCTTTGCAGCATCATTGTATTTGTAG